In Nitrospirota bacterium, a genomic segment contains:
- the phoU gene encoding phosphate signaling complex protein PhoU, translated as MTIFDDELNALKQKVLKLGLMVEDAIRDSVKSLVDRDSNLAQETIKKDHLINALDVEIDEECVRLIALRQPMARDLRFITTTMKITTDLERMGDLAVNIAERAIELNKVPLLKPFENIPKIAEITQGMVKDSLDAFVTGCSRLPYEVLKKDDEVDALTVKNFEELMALMIKDPKIIPLAVKRTYVAKYLERIADHATNIAEMTIYMCKGKIIRHTVLPSNEEL; from the coding sequence ATGACTATCTTTGATGATGAATTAAATGCTTTGAAACAAAAAGTTTTAAAACTTGGTCTGATGGTTGAAGACGCAATAAGGGATTCAGTAAAGTCTCTTGTTGACAGGGATAGTAATCTTGCTCAGGAAACAATAAAAAAGGATCATCTGATTAATGCACTTGATGTAGAAATAGACGAAGAATGCGTGCGACTTATTGCTTTAAGACAGCCTATGGCGAGAGATTTGCGATTCATAACAACCACCATGAAAATAACTACTGATCTCGAAAGGATGGGTGACCTTGCTGTAAATATTGCTGAAAGGGCGATTGAATTGAATAAAGTTCCACTGCTGAAGCCTTTTGAAAATATTCCCAAGATTGCAGAAATTACACAGGGAATGGTCAAGGATTCTCTTGATGCTTTTGTTACTGGATGTTCAAGGCTACCCTACGAAGTTTTAAAGAAGGATGATGAAGTTGATGCTCTAACTGTGAAAAATTTTGAAGAACTTATGGCACTTATGATAAAGGACCCAAAAATCATTCCTCTGGCTGTTAAAAGAACCTATGTTGCAAAATATCTTGAAAGAATCGCAGATCATGCAACAAATATTGCAGAGATGACTATATATATGTGCAAGGGAAAGATTATCAGACATACGGTTTT